From Candidatus Zixiibacteriota bacterium, one genomic window encodes:
- the tsaE gene encoding tRNA (adenosine(37)-N6)-threonylcarbamoyltransferase complex ATPase subunit type 1 TsaE, which yields MTVHALSITSHSELETLALAKRLATSFHTGEVIVLKGPLGAGKTVFVRGLAQGLGIDDQLVTSPSYGFVNEYPGKPPLFHFDLYRLSDVVELYEIGWDEYLSRDGITVIEWGERAEFLLPARYYLIEFTLVDDTRRTIDIALVEQS from the coding sequence ATGACCGTGCACGCGCTCAGCATCACATCACATTCGGAACTGGAGACGCTGGCTCTGGCCAAGCGGCTGGCGACCTCGTTTCACACCGGTGAGGTCATTGTGCTCAAAGGCCCGCTGGGTGCCGGCAAAACTGTTTTCGTCAGGGGCCTGGCACAAGGCTTGGGTATTGACGACCAACTGGTCACGTCGCCGTCATATGGTTTCGTCAACGAGTACCCCGGCAAGCCGCCGCTGTTTCATTTCGACCTCTACCGCCTCAGCGACGTGGTTGAGCTGTATGAAATCGGTTGGGACGAATATCTGAGTCGTGACGGTATCACGGTCATCGAATGGGGAGAACGGGCCGAATTTCTCCTGCCGGCACGATACTATCTCATCGAGTTCACGCTGGTCGATGACACCCGGCGCACTATCGACATCGCGCTTGTGGAGCAGTCGTGA
- the accD gene encoding acetyl-CoA carboxylase, carboxyltransferase subunit beta gives MEWFRKAKSGLVPQEKRNIPEGLWTKCESCGEIVYTKKMETLLWVCPKCSYHFRISSRKYLEILLDGGRLEEFDNMLSSVDPLGFKDSKRYPDRLKAAQEKAESVEGVISGLGEIDGMPVSFAIMDFSFIGGSMGSVVGEKIARAIERAIEKEIPLIIVSCSGGARMQEGILSLMQMAKTSGLLAILAEKRIPYISVLTNPTTAGVMASYASLGDVIIAEPKALLGFAGPRVIQQTIGQDLPEGFQSSEFFLDKGFLDKIVDRKDMRDTLVKLLHYFWRQR, from the coding sequence ATGGAATGGTTTCGTAAAGCCAAATCGGGACTGGTCCCGCAGGAAAAACGGAATATTCCCGAGGGACTCTGGACCAAGTGCGAGTCCTGCGGCGAGATAGTCTATACCAAGAAAATGGAAACGCTGCTTTGGGTCTGCCCCAAGTGCAGTTACCATTTCCGCATATCCAGCCGCAAGTACCTTGAGATCCTCCTCGACGGCGGCCGCCTGGAGGAGTTCGACAACATGCTGTCGTCAGTCGACCCTCTCGGTTTCAAAGACTCCAAGCGGTATCCTGACCGACTGAAGGCTGCGCAGGAAAAGGCAGAAAGCGTGGAGGGAGTTATCAGCGGCCTGGGCGAGATCGACGGCATGCCGGTCTCATTTGCGATCATGGATTTTTCCTTCATCGGTGGTTCCATGGGGTCAGTGGTCGGCGAAAAAATCGCACGCGCCATCGAGCGCGCGATCGAGAAAGAAATACCGTTGATCATCGTTTCGTGCTCCGGCGGCGCCCGTATGCAGGAGGGGATACTCTCGCTGATGCAGATGGCCAAGACCTCCGGGCTGCTTGCCATTCTGGCCGAAAAGAGAATTCCGTATATCTCGGTGCTGACCAATCCGACCACCGCCGGCGTTATGGCGTCGTATGCGTCGCTTGGAGATGTCATCATCGCGGAACCAAAGGCGCTCCTGGGATTTGCCGGGCCGCGTGTCATTCAACAGACGATCGGACAGGATCTGCCCGAAGGGTTCCAGTCATCAGAATTCTTTCTCGACAAAGGATTCCTGGACAAGATCGTGGACCGTAAGGACATGAGAGACACCTTGGTCAAACTTCTGCATTATTTCTGGAGGCAGCGGTGA
- a CDS encoding cyanophycin synthetase, which produces MTALAFGHFADAHIDIGVIEVGLGGRLDATNVLAPIMTIVTDINFDHTDVLGSTLRHIAREKAGIIKPHVPHVIGLLPKVADEVMSRTCEARRAPLHRLREDSFIIHPRSLQLDFRSDQLTLRSLKPSLIGVHQLRNTALVLLTVSVLKKRGVVLTKAAVQRGIEGTAWAGRFQILRLPHRPTVILDVGHNMGGVSAFVEAFKLKFPSRRAAVIVGFVKKKQHREMFKSLSEIAASIDIVRLKTKRSGDTREMQQICTELGMTARRSHDIRGAYERLVRSLTPDDIIVVSGSHYLVGEFLSIYGKLKW; this is translated from the coding sequence GTGACCGCGCTGGCGTTCGGGCATTTCGCGGACGCTCATATTGACATCGGGGTTATCGAGGTTGGCCTCGGCGGACGGCTCGATGCTACCAATGTCCTGGCACCGATCATGACGATCGTCACCGATATCAATTTCGATCACACGGATGTTCTGGGTTCAACGTTGAGACACATAGCTCGCGAGAAGGCCGGGATCATCAAACCGCACGTGCCTCATGTTATCGGGCTTCTGCCCAAAGTGGCAGATGAAGTGATGTCGCGAACGTGTGAAGCACGGCGGGCGCCCTTGCATCGATTGAGAGAGGATAGCTTCATTATCCATCCGAGATCGCTGCAACTTGATTTTCGTTCTGACCAGTTGACTTTGCGATCGCTGAAACCATCGCTCATAGGTGTCCACCAACTGCGCAACACCGCGTTGGTCCTGCTGACAGTTTCCGTGCTCAAGAAACGGGGAGTTGTGCTGACGAAGGCGGCAGTGCAGAGAGGCATTGAAGGCACCGCCTGGGCGGGCCGCTTTCAGATTCTTCGCTTGCCACACCGGCCCACCGTGATCCTCGATGTCGGCCACAACATGGGCGGTGTGTCTGCCTTCGTAGAGGCGTTCAAGCTCAAATTTCCCAGCCGAAGGGCTGCGGTAATTGTTGGGTTCGTGAAGAAGAAACAGCATCGTGAGATGTTCAAATCCTTGTCCGAGATCGCGGCATCGATCGACATCGTGAGACTGAAGACTAAGCGCAGCGGCGACACGCGCGAGATGCAGCAGATCTGCACTGAATTGGGCATGACGGCGCGCCGCAGCCACGATATACGCGGTGCGTACGAAAGGCTGGTGCGCTCCCTGACACCTGACGATATAATAGTCGTGTCCGGTTCACACTACCTGGTAGGCGAGTTCTTGAGCATATACGGTAAATTGAAATGGTGA
- the rimI gene encoding ribosomal protein S18-alanine N-acetyltransferase, with translation MNSETDRAEPAITIRYLGPQDIDTVLAMERLVFPDPWPREAFEEQLESPDWGGLVAECRGEIIGYACYLIVAQEAHLANIAVAPAWRRKSVANRLMQRILDIVNEHRCEMLLLEVRISNAAAIAFYTKFGFEQLYRRRNYYRRPIEDAQVMVRYLTRP, from the coding sequence TTGAACAGCGAAACCGACAGGGCTGAACCGGCAATCACAATCCGGTATCTTGGGCCGCAGGATATCGATACCGTACTGGCTATGGAGCGATTGGTGTTCCCTGACCCGTGGCCGCGAGAGGCGTTTGAGGAGCAGCTCGAGAGTCCCGACTGGGGCGGGCTGGTGGCGGAATGCCGGGGAGAAATAATCGGTTATGCCTGCTATCTTATTGTGGCCCAGGAGGCGCATTTGGCGAATATCGCGGTGGCGCCGGCGTGGCGTCGAAAATCAGTTGCCAACCGGTTGATGCAGCGTATCTTGGACATCGTTAATGAACACCGGTGCGAAATGCTGCTTTTGGAGGTCCGTATCTCCAATGCAGCCGCCATCGCCTTCTACACAAAGTTCGGCTTCGAACAGCTCTATCGGCGGCGCAATTATTATCGCCGTCCGATCGAGGATGCCCAGGTGATGGTGAGATACCTGACCCGACCGTAA
- a CDS encoding ATP-binding protein yields the protein MVKRLKKSGKPAAVPAAKPGGHDGPTGESLEELKGELEDKLVLLTETNRQLKRKIFDLYTIFEISRNFSAVLKYQSLLDTFIFTCLGQVGALKGAIFLKKDGQGEKFYLTKYKGSGNFPPPEHQFESSSRVAEYLTKLNRPVLTAELLKDLATPSETAILLCFDPGIIVPLIYQTRLIGIFAMADKISGREFQTDDIEFLSILGNQIAVAIENARLYEGERLATQQLRAAQEQLIQSERMAALGEMSAKIAHEVNNPLGIIKNYLVLIKRAAAASSDVRAFTGIVEQEIDRIAAIVRQLLDFHRPKPLKFEPLSVPPIIAEVLVLTERLLAANNIALETRIDAPTPAVLAVADNLKQVFLNLIINARDAMPESGRLTISVYAEGESLTIDFCDTGPGIPEELVPRVFDPFFTTKEPGKGTGLGLSVCHSIIRSHNGSITFRNLHPGGCFSISLPTAPKDKGRQIT from the coding sequence ATGGTGAAACGGTTGAAAAAAAGCGGCAAACCGGCTGCGGTTCCGGCCGCCAAGCCCGGCGGCCACGACGGTCCGACGGGCGAGTCGCTTGAGGAACTCAAGGGGGAGCTTGAGGACAAGCTGGTCCTGCTGACCGAGACCAACCGCCAACTCAAGAGAAAGATCTTCGATCTTTACACCATTTTCGAGATCAGCCGGAACTTCAGCGCTGTCCTCAAATACCAGTCACTGCTCGACACGTTCATCTTTACCTGTCTGGGGCAGGTTGGAGCGCTCAAAGGCGCGATCTTCCTCAAGAAGGATGGACAGGGGGAGAAGTTCTATCTCACCAAATACAAGGGCTCGGGCAACTTCCCGCCACCGGAACACCAGTTCGAATCCAGCTCCCGTGTAGCAGAGTACCTGACGAAACTGAATCGTCCGGTCCTGACCGCCGAGTTGCTGAAAGACCTCGCCACGCCTTCTGAGACGGCCATCCTGCTCTGTTTTGATCCGGGCATCATAGTACCGTTGATATATCAGACGCGCCTCATCGGCATCTTCGCTATGGCGGATAAGATCTCCGGTCGCGAGTTTCAGACCGACGATATCGAGTTTCTCTCCATACTTGGCAACCAGATCGCGGTGGCAATTGAAAACGCACGCCTGTACGAGGGGGAGCGGCTGGCCACTCAACAGTTGCGCGCCGCACAGGAACAGCTCATCCAGTCGGAACGGATGGCGGCTTTGGGAGAAATGTCCGCGAAGATCGCGCACGAAGTGAACAACCCGCTCGGTATCATCAAGAACTATCTGGTCCTGATCAAACGAGCGGCCGCGGCAAGTAGCGATGTCCGTGCCTTTACCGGGATCGTCGAGCAGGAGATCGATCGCATCGCGGCCATTGTGCGACAATTGCTCGACTTCCACCGTCCCAAGCCGCTCAAGTTCGAGCCGCTCTCGGTACCGCCCATCATTGCCGAGGTGCTGGTGCTGACCGAACGACTGCTGGCGGCCAATAATATCGCGCTGGAAACGCGGATAGACGCGCCAACGCCCGCTGTTCTGGCGGTAGCGGACAATCTGAAACAGGTGTTTCTGAACCTGATCATCAATGCGCGTGACGCCATGCCGGAAAGCGGCCGACTGACCATCTCCGTTTACGCCGAGGGGGAGAGCCTGACCATTGATTTCTGTGATACCGGTCCGGGAATTCCCGAAGAACTGGTGCCTCGCGTGTTTGACCCGTTTTTCACGACCAAGGAGCCCGGGAAGGGGACCGGACTTGGACTTTCGGTCTGTCACAGCATAATCCGCAGCCACAACGGGTCGATAACATTCAGAAACCTTCATCCCGGCGGCTGCTTCTCCATCAGTCTGCCGACCGCTCCGAAGGACAAGGGACGCCAGATCACATGA
- a CDS encoding response regulator: MATTVDQKKILWVDDEIDSLKPHILFLEKRGFAVTPVMSGDDAVAAVQNQAYDLVLLDEHMPGKDGLSTLEEIKDLRPHLPVVMVTKSEEESLMDQAIGQKIDDYLVKPVIPSQILLVIKRILDAKRIISSSSMRRYITEINRFSQKLYGDIEPRDWHEAARLIAEWNLELDRGNDPGLRDTHDGTHREWNTEFTKYIESRYLRWLSSEKRPMLSPDVVGSFVVPELKQKRKVLFIVVDCMRLDQWMLVEPLVAEFYNVERHYYFSLLPSATPFARNALFAGMFPDDIDRTYPDNYKVQDEGSLNRMEDRFLADNLARQGIRLDKQFKYLKVYNNTEGEEYAKRVADFFDSALVTFVFNFLDILAHGRSNNVILKEIAGTEAAFRTLMQTWFVHSPLFAIIKAFASRKFTVVITSDHGSVLCQRGTMAHGKRSTSTNLRYKYGDNLNSDPKESILIKKPEQWRLPKFNLATTYILAKEDFYFVYPNNYNEMVRQFQNSFQHGGISLDEMVVPVAVLRPK, encoded by the coding sequence ATGGCGACAACAGTCGATCAGAAGAAAATCCTGTGGGTCGATGACGAGATCGACTCGCTGAAACCGCACATTCTCTTTCTGGAGAAGCGCGGGTTTGCCGTTACGCCCGTCATGTCGGGTGATGATGCGGTGGCGGCTGTCCAGAATCAGGCGTATGACCTGGTGCTCCTGGATGAGCATATGCCCGGCAAAGATGGCCTCTCCACCCTGGAAGAGATCAAAGACCTCAGGCCGCATCTGCCGGTCGTGATGGTGACCAAATCCGAAGAAGAGAGTCTGATGGATCAGGCGATCGGGCAGAAGATCGATGATTACCTTGTCAAGCCGGTCATCCCTTCGCAGATCCTGCTGGTCATCAAGCGGATCCTTGATGCCAAACGGATCATCAGCTCCTCCTCGATGCGGCGCTATATCACCGAGATCAACCGTTTCAGCCAGAAGCTCTATGGCGACATTGAGCCACGGGATTGGCACGAAGCGGCGCGCCTGATCGCCGAATGGAATCTGGAACTCGACCGCGGCAACGACCCGGGACTCAGGGACACGCATGATGGGACACACCGGGAGTGGAACACGGAGTTCACCAAGTACATAGAAAGCCGGTATCTGCGGTGGCTGTCGTCGGAAAAGCGCCCCATGCTCTCACCCGACGTGGTGGGGAGCTTTGTCGTCCCCGAACTGAAGCAGAAGCGAAAGGTTCTCTTCATCGTGGTGGACTGCATGCGGCTGGACCAGTGGATGCTGGTCGAACCGCTGGTGGCGGAGTTTTACAATGTGGAAAGGCACTATTACTTTTCCCTTCTGCCGAGTGCCACGCCCTTTGCGCGCAACGCGCTGTTCGCGGGGATGTTTCCCGATGACATCGACCGCACCTACCCGGACAACTACAAGGTCCAGGACGAGGGCTCGCTCAACCGCATGGAAGACCGCTTCCTGGCGGACAACCTGGCCCGTCAGGGGATCCGGCTGGACAAGCAGTTCAAGTACCTCAAAGTGTACAACAATACGGAGGGGGAGGAATACGCCAAGCGCGTAGCGGACTTTTTCGATTCGGCGCTCGTCACGTTCGTCTTCAACTTCCTCGATATTCTGGCGCACGGACGCTCCAATAATGTCATCCTCAAGGAGATCGCCGGCACCGAGGCGGCGTTTCGGACGCTCATGCAAACCTGGTTTGTTCATTCACCGCTTTTCGCCATCATCAAGGCGTTCGCCTCGCGTAAGTTCACGGTGGTCATCACATCAGACCATGGCTCGGTGTTGTGTCAGCGCGGCACCATGGCGCACGGAAAACGGAGCACCTCAACAAACCTGCGCTACAAATACGGCGACAACTTAAACTCGGATCCCAAGGAATCGATCCTCATCAAGAAACCGGAGCAGTGGCGCCTGCCGAAATTCAATCTGGCTACCACCTATATTCTGGCCAAAGAAGATTTCTATTTCGTGTATCCGAACAATTACAACGAGATGGTGCGACAGTTCCAGAACTCGTTCCAGCATGGCGGCATCTCGCTTGATGAAATGGTGGTGCCGGTGGCCGTGCTACGTCCCAAATGA
- a CDS encoding HAMP domain-containing sensor histidine kinase, with translation MAWSGRILPRTSDLYIGKSTYLKVFLLIGVIVISTMFIWYTFAVIRQLQHDTRDQVEKYVKLWQLAANSPTSGNELQFIFNEIIVKATFPIIVTDSMHEPLYWRNLAGISPEDTTATSHALLRLKAASMHGHNGEYPLYFAGKHVNYFLYGDSEVINQLRIMPFIQIGIVLAFMVVGIIGFQTIRRSEERHIWVGMAKETAHQLGTPLSSLMGWIEMIEGECAERGSASANQQLGSIVDNMKVDIARLQRVTNRFGQIGSTPELRMSDANELVQEVADYYRRRLPFQGKGIQIRFNPGEIPTVPLNPELFTWALENLTKNAIEAVDSKTGAIDLRTTPSGDGRHIEVEVKDSGKGITPAAARKIFQPGFTTKKRGWGLGLTLVRRIIVEYHGGRIWLDKSQPGETIFRLALPLEQANRRVKNGDNSRSEENPVGR, from the coding sequence ATGGCGTGGTCCGGGCGAATCCTCCCGCGGACGTCCGATCTGTATATCGGGAAGTCCACGTATCTGAAAGTGTTCCTCCTGATCGGAGTGATCGTTATCTCCACAATGTTCATTTGGTACACGTTCGCGGTTATCCGGCAGCTGCAGCATGACACGCGGGACCAGGTGGAGAAATACGTCAAGTTGTGGCAGCTGGCCGCCAATTCGCCGACCTCGGGCAACGAGCTTCAGTTCATCTTCAACGAGATCATCGTCAAGGCCACCTTCCCGATCATCGTGACCGACTCGATGCACGAGCCGCTCTACTGGCGAAACCTGGCAGGCATTTCGCCCGAGGACACCACCGCGACGTCCCATGCGCTGTTGCGACTGAAAGCCGCTTCGATGCACGGCCATAATGGTGAGTATCCGCTTTACTTTGCCGGCAAGCATGTCAACTATTTCCTCTACGGCGATTCCGAAGTCATCAATCAGCTTCGCATCATGCCGTTTATCCAGATCGGCATTGTGCTGGCGTTCATGGTGGTGGGAATCATCGGCTTCCAGACCATCCGGCGCAGCGAAGAGCGGCATATCTGGGTTGGCATGGCCAAGGAGACGGCACACCAGCTTGGGACGCCGCTGTCGTCGCTCATGGGGTGGATTGAAATGATCGAGGGAGAGTGTGCCGAGCGCGGCTCAGCGTCCGCGAACCAGCAGCTTGGCTCAATCGTTGACAATATGAAAGTGGATATCGCACGGCTTCAGCGCGTCACCAACCGTTTCGGACAGATCGGGTCGACCCCGGAACTCCGGATGTCCGACGCGAATGAACTGGTGCAGGAAGTGGCGGACTATTATCGCCGGCGCCTGCCGTTTCAGGGCAAAGGAATACAGATCCGGTTTAACCCTGGCGAGATTCCGACGGTTCCCCTGAATCCGGAACTATTCACCTGGGCGCTTGAGAATCTGACGAAGAACGCCATAGAGGCAGTCGACTCCAAAACCGGTGCAATCGACTTGAGAACTACACCTTCGGGGGACGGACGACACATTGAAGTGGAAGTAAAAGACAGCGGCAAAGGTATAACGCCGGCCGCGGCGCGGAAGATCTTTCAGCCCGGTTTCACGACCAAAAAACGAGGCTGGGGACTTGGCCTGACGTTGGTGCGACGGATCATCGTAGAGTATCACGGCGGACGCATCTGGCTGGACAAATCACAGCCCGGTGAGACGATCTTTCGTTTGGCCTTGCCGCTCGAACAAGCTAATCGACGGGTGAAGAATGGCGACAACAGTCGATCAGAAGAAAATCCTGTGGGTCGATGA
- the rpmB gene encoding 50S ribosomal protein L28 translates to MAKVCDICGKKPLSGHRVSHAHNITKRRWMPNLQEVRAYVNGVPKRLTVCTSCLKAGKVIKNAQVKTAKPAAA, encoded by the coding sequence ATGGCCAAAGTTTGTGATATTTGCGGGAAAAAGCCGCTCAGCGGTCATCGGGTCTCACACGCCCACAACATCACCAAGCGACGCTGGATGCCGAATCTGCAGGAAGTCCGCGCGTATGTCAACGGAGTTCCCAAACGGCTTACGGTGTGCACGTCGTGCCTGAAGGCCGGCAAGGTCATCAAGAACGCGCAGGTCAAAACGGCAAAGCCGGCAGCGGCATGA
- a CDS encoding flagellin, whose amino-acid sequence MMSSLVSNHTARPSLSAIRSAYARMFSALQQLSSGWRINSAADDPAGLVISEQLRSRIASLNAEIESISQSIGRYQAASSTTLGLHDQLRELRALAVGAANEGGNDPVVQEAFVTSAAALVESYNRTVRSAEYGGQLLFGTHDGALANIGELTGVDLSSGSLAVDSLTIIDEATRELDAVEIHLASEQKYGLESRRDSLEVTRENLIAAESRLRDADFADVYSNFVAGMIQTKATLAMLAHSTMLGSEIANLFKR is encoded by the coding sequence ATGATGAGTTCGCTTGTTTCGAACCATACCGCCAGACCCAGCCTTTCGGCTATCCGCTCGGCGTATGCGCGCATGTTCAGCGCCTTGCAGCAGTTGTCATCAGGCTGGCGTATTAACTCGGCCGCCGATGACCCCGCAGGACTGGTTATATCCGAGCAGCTTCGCAGCCGGATCGCTTCGCTCAATGCCGAGATCGAATCGATCTCGCAGTCGATCGGCCGCTATCAGGCTGCGTCTTCAACCACCTTGGGATTGCACGATCAATTGCGGGAGCTTCGAGCATTGGCGGTCGGAGCCGCCAACGAAGGGGGCAACGACCCGGTGGTCCAGGAAGCCTTTGTGACATCTGCCGCTGCTCTAGTGGAGAGCTACAACCGCACGGTGCGCAGTGCCGAGTATGGCGGGCAGCTTCTGTTCGGCACGCACGACGGAGCGCTGGCCAATATCGGCGAGTTGACAGGGGTGGACCTGTCATCCGGAAGCCTTGCTGTGGATTCGCTGACCATCATCGATGAGGCGACACGCGAACTTGACGCCGTTGAGATACATCTGGCCTCGGAGCAGAAATATGGCCTTGAGTCGCGTCGCGATTCGCTCGAAGTTACGCGAGAGAATCTGATCGCGGCCGAATCACGGCTGCGCGATGCCGATTTCGCGGACGTCTACTCCAATTTCGTAGCCGGTATGATACAAACAAAAGCCACGCTTGCCATGCTGGCGCATTCGACTATGCTCGGTAGTGAAATTGCCAACCTTTTCAAGCGTTGA
- the tsaB gene encoding tRNA (adenosine(37)-N6)-threonylcarbamoyltransferase complex dimerization subunit type 1 TsaB → MSPFDNLLAIDSSTRALKLAVSFGADRLVKSEELMERSHGQVLTKKIGELLASAGLTTRNLHGIVVSIGPGSFTGLRIGLAAAKGMAVALHLPVVGISTFEVAAYRLSEMREPIRVLIPLKKDELFMGTVVNGACDLNQIRILTHEQVIQESGELHHVAIGFDLQHSLPRLRSPDGQSELSFDAAYLLQLGRLRLEQGRPDDLTTLEPLYLQKSQAEIRFEQRNRQG, encoded by the coding sequence GTGAGTCCATTTGACAATCTGCTGGCAATCGACAGCTCCACCAGAGCGCTCAAACTGGCGGTGAGCTTCGGTGCCGACCGGCTGGTGAAATCAGAAGAGTTGATGGAGCGCTCGCACGGGCAAGTGTTGACCAAGAAGATCGGGGAGCTATTGGCGTCGGCTGGGCTGACGACTCGAAATCTCCACGGCATAGTTGTCTCGATCGGCCCCGGCTCGTTTACCGGTCTTCGCATCGGCCTTGCAGCCGCAAAGGGGATGGCCGTGGCGCTCCACCTGCCCGTTGTGGGCATAAGTACGTTCGAGGTTGCGGCCTACCGCCTGTCGGAAATGCGCGAGCCAATCCGTGTTCTCATCCCTCTCAAGAAAGATGAACTGTTCATGGGTACCGTAGTAAATGGCGCCTGTGATCTGAACCAGATTCGCATTCTAACGCACGAACAGGTGATACAAGAGAGTGGAGAGCTTCATCATGTGGCGATCGGATTCGATCTGCAACATTCGCTTCCGCGATTGCGAAGTCCCGATGGCCAATCCGAGTTGTCATTCGATGCGGCCTACCTTCTGCAACTTGGTAGGTTGCGACTGGAACAGGGCCGGCCGGACGACCTCACCACGCTCGAACCGTTGTACCTTCAAAAGTCTCAGGCGGAGATTCGTTTTGAACAGCGAAACCGACAGGGCTGA
- the serS gene encoding serine--tRNA ligase: MLDLKFIREHPDLVKAGINKKNHSCDIDAILRLDHRRREGIQKTDQLKAERNRVSDEIAKKKKAGEPVEATIAAMRKVGDEIAANDAELRRLEDEMNGLLIWVPNIPHESVPVGKDESANVVVKQWGEIPKPGFKVLPHWEIGEKLGIMDLPRASKISGSGFYVLKGAGALLERALVNYMLDTHAAAGFVEHKVPYLVTSDTMFGTGQLPKLAEDMYKTEGDQMWLIPTAEVPVTNLYKQEILSHEQLPIYMVAYTPCFRREAGAAGKDTRGMIRVHQFDKVELVKIVRPENSYGELDSLLAQAEKIVQGLKLPYRISMLASGDLSFASAKCFDIELWAAGVEKYLEISSVSNFEDFQARRMGCKFRDTDKTVKFPHTLNGSGLALARLVPTILENYQNADGTVTVPEPLRPYMRGMEKIG; this comes from the coding sequence ATGCTTGACCTTAAATTCATCCGGGAACATCCAGACCTGGTCAAGGCCGGAATAAACAAGAAAAACCACTCGTGTGATATTGACGCCATCCTCCGGCTGGATCACCGGCGACGTGAAGGCATTCAGAAGACCGACCAGCTCAAAGCTGAGCGAAACCGTGTCTCAGACGAAATCGCCAAAAAGAAGAAGGCCGGAGAACCGGTCGAAGCGACCATTGCCGCGATGCGAAAGGTGGGGGATGAGATCGCCGCGAACGATGCCGAACTGAGGCGGCTCGAAGATGAGATGAACGGACTGCTCATCTGGGTCCCCAATATCCCGCACGAATCGGTGCCGGTGGGGAAAGACGAGTCCGCCAACGTTGTGGTCAAGCAGTGGGGCGAGATCCCGAAACCCGGTTTTAAGGTCCTGCCCCATTGGGAGATCGGTGAGAAGCTTGGGATTATGGATCTACCCAGAGCCTCGAAGATTTCCGGATCAGGGTTCTATGTGTTGAAAGGGGCTGGTGCCCTGCTCGAACGGGCGCTGGTCAATTACATGCTGGACACTCACGCCGCTGCCGGTTTCGTTGAGCACAAAGTACCGTACCTGGTGACCTCGGACACGATGTTCGGAACCGGGCAGTTGCCCAAATTGGCGGAGGATATGTATAAGACCGAAGGGGACCAGATGTGGCTGATCCCGACGGCCGAAGTGCCGGTGACGAATCTCTACAAGCAGGAGATACTTTCGCACGAGCAGCTTCCGATCTACATGGTGGCCTACACACCCTGTTTTCGCCGCGAGGCCGGCGCCGCCGGCAAGGATACCCGAGGGATGATCCGCGTGCATCAGTTCGACAAGGTTGAGCTGGTTAAGATTGTCAGACCGGAAAATTCCTACGGCGAACTGGATTCACTTCTGGCTCAAGCCGAGAAGATAGTCCAGGGTCTCAAGCTGCCGTATCGGATATCCATGCTTGCTTCCGGCGACCTTTCGTTCGCGTCTGCCAAGTGCTTTGACATCGAACTCTGGGCGGCAGGAGTGGAGAAGTATCTCGAAATCTCTTCCGTGTCGAATTTCGAGGATTTCCAGGCGCGCCGCATGGGCTGCAAGTTTCGCGACACCGATAAGACCGTCAAATTCCCCCACACGCTCAACGGCTCAGGCCTGGCGCTGGCTCGACTGGTTCCGACCATACTCGAGAATTATCAGAACGCCGACGGCACCGTTACCGTACCGGAACCGCTTCGGCCATACATGCGCGGAATGGAAAAGATCGGCTGA